A stretch of Meiothermus sp. QL-1 DNA encodes these proteins:
- a CDS encoding YebC/PmpR family DNA-binding transcriptional regulator, with translation MAGHSKWAQIKRKKAANDLKKGKIVSKYLRLIAAAARAGGSTDPAANPSLRNLIEAARDADVPNENIERLLKRLSGGEEEGTQYEEVVYEGYAPGGVAIIVQALSDNRNRTAAEVRHIFNKHGGSLGATGSVSWQFERRGYIFLASNTEAAQEAAIEAGAIDLQEGEEGLEVYTDPQEVYAVASALKARGFKPENTEITLVPQNTVSLSQAEAEKVLRMVEALEELDDVQNVYTNLSLDNVSVEV, from the coding sequence ATGGCCGGTCATAGCAAGTGGGCTCAGATCAAGCGCAAAAAAGCTGCCAACGACCTCAAAAAGGGCAAGATTGTCAGCAAGTACCTGCGCCTCATCGCCGCAGCGGCCCGGGCGGGGGGGAGCACGGACCCTGCGGCCAACCCCAGCCTGCGCAACCTGATTGAGGCCGCGCGCGACGCCGATGTGCCCAACGAGAACATCGAGCGCCTTCTGAAGCGCCTGTCTGGGGGGGAGGAGGAGGGCACCCAGTACGAAGAGGTGGTCTACGAGGGCTACGCCCCTGGGGGGGTGGCCATCATCGTGCAGGCCCTATCGGACAACCGCAACCGCACCGCGGCCGAGGTGCGCCACATCTTCAACAAGCACGGCGGCAGCCTGGGGGCCACCGGCTCGGTCTCGTGGCAGTTCGAGCGCCGGGGCTACATCTTCCTCGCCTCCAACACCGAAGCAGCCCAGGAGGCGGCCATCGAGGCGGGGGCCATCGATCTGCAGGAGGGCGAGGAGGGCCTGGAGGTCTACACCGACCCCCAGGAGGTCTACGCGGTGGCCAGCGCGCTGAAGGCCCGGGGCTTCAAGCCCGAGAACACCGAGATCACCCTGGTGCCCCAGAACACCGTCAGCCTAAGCCAGGCCGAGGCCGAGAAGGTCTTGCGCATGGTGGAGGCTTTGGAAGAGCTGGACGACGTGCAGAACGTCTACACCAACCTGAGCCTGGACAACGTCTCGGTGGAGGTCTGA
- the cysE gene encoding serine O-acetyltransferase, producing the protein MRKFLEYFREDVRAVLERDPAARGPLDAILFSPGMHALWMHRLNHWLWRANFRLLARVLAHLTRMLTGVEIHPGARIGRRVVIDHGMGVVIGETAEVGDDVMIYHGVTLGGTGFTREKRHPTIGNGVLLGAHAVVLGPIEVGDGARVGAGAVVTKPVPPGATVVGNPARVLLPEAELELRG; encoded by the coding sequence ATGCGAAAGTTCCTCGAGTACTTCAGGGAAGACGTGCGGGCGGTGCTGGAGCGCGACCCAGCGGCCCGGGGACCGCTGGACGCCATCCTTTTTAGTCCCGGGATGCATGCCCTTTGGATGCATCGGCTCAACCACTGGCTCTGGCGGGCGAATTTCCGGCTGCTGGCCAGGGTTTTGGCCCACCTGACCCGGATGCTCACCGGGGTGGAGATTCACCCTGGGGCCCGCATCGGTCGGCGCGTGGTGATCGACCACGGGATGGGGGTGGTGATCGGCGAGACCGCTGAGGTAGGCGACGATGTGATGATCTACCACGGGGTGACCTTAGGGGGTACCGGTTTTACCCGGGAGAAGCGCCATCCTACCATCGGCAACGGGGTTTTGCTGGGGGCTCATGCAGTGGTGCTCGGGCCCATTGAGGTGGGGGATGGGGCCCGGGTGGGGGCTGGAGCGGTGGTGACCAAGCCGGTGCCCCCGGGGGCCACGGTGGTGGGCAACCCAGCGCGGGTGCTCCTGCCCGAGGCGGAGCTTGAGCTCAGAGGATGA
- the queA gene encoding tRNA preQ1(34) S-adenosylmethionine ribosyltransferase-isomerase QueA, whose amino-acid sequence MRLEDFDYHLPPELIAQQGAEPRDAARLMVVERQSGRIEHRVFRELPHYLRPGDVLVLNESKVIPARTFAQNPQGTPIEVLLVRELPGGDGRWEALLRPARRARVGTRLTFPEGLCATVEAVQADGSRLLRFEGDIWAHLERIGQTPLPPYIRAPVEPTRYQTVYARTPGSVAAPTAGLHFTPELLACLQAMGVEISYLILHVGPGTFKPVKESPETHVMHREPYEIPPSTAAAVNQAKAQGRRVIAVGTTVVRALETAWSETGLQPGAGETQLFIRPGFHYRVVDALITNFHLPRSTLLMLVSAFMGHELMRRAYQTAVAERYRFYSLGDAMLIL is encoded by the coding sequence ATGAGACTGGAGGACTTCGACTACCACCTACCCCCCGAGCTCATCGCCCAGCAAGGGGCCGAACCGCGCGATGCCGCGCGCCTAATGGTGGTCGAACGCCAAAGCGGGCGGATCGAACACCGCGTCTTCCGCGAACTGCCCCACTACCTGCGGCCTGGGGATGTGCTGGTGCTCAACGAAAGCAAGGTCATTCCGGCCCGCACCTTCGCCCAGAATCCCCAGGGCACCCCCATAGAGGTGCTGCTGGTGCGGGAACTGCCAGGGGGGGACGGCCGCTGGGAGGCCCTGCTCAGGCCGGCCCGGCGGGCCCGGGTGGGCACCCGGCTTACCTTTCCCGAGGGGCTTTGCGCCACCGTGGAGGCCGTGCAGGCCGATGGCAGCCGTCTCCTGCGCTTCGAGGGGGATATCTGGGCCCACCTCGAGCGCATCGGCCAGACCCCCCTCCCCCCCTACATCCGCGCCCCGGTGGAGCCTACCCGCTACCAGACGGTCTACGCCCGCACCCCGGGCTCGGTGGCGGCCCCCACCGCAGGCCTCCACTTCACCCCGGAGCTCCTGGCCTGCCTCCAGGCGATGGGGGTAGAGATAAGCTACCTCATCCTGCACGTGGGGCCCGGCACCTTCAAGCCGGTGAAAGAAAGCCCGGAAACCCACGTAATGCACCGGGAACCCTACGAGATTCCCCCCAGCACCGCAGCGGCCGTCAACCAGGCCAAGGCCCAGGGCCGACGGGTGATTGCGGTGGGCACCACGGTGGTGCGGGCGCTCGAGACCGCCTGGTCGGAAACAGGGCTACAGCCTGGAGCGGGCGAGACCCAGCTCTTCATCCGCCCCGGGTTCCACTACCGCGTGGTGGACGCCCTCATCACCAACTTCCACCTACCCAGGTCCACCCTGCTGATGCTGGTCTCGGCCTTCATGGGCCATGAACTGATGCGGCGGGCCTACCAAACCGCCGTGGCCGAGCGCTACCGCTTCTACAGCCTGGGCGACGCCATGCTCATCCTCTGA
- a CDS encoding NYN domain-containing protein — MNDPFNRIPGYSPHQRVGLFVDTQNLYHSARDYYGQNVNFESLLRFAVAGRQLVRATAYVVERENDTSAWPFIYKLSTLGFRVRRMQLSLKETTDDGRPIYEGNWDMGIAADMVRLMHVLDVVVLGSGDGDFVEIVEVLMERGLRVEVIAFKETTSQRLIDAVDRFVHLPDIENAFVPSKERHAAPRGE, encoded by the coding sequence ATGAACGACCCTTTCAACCGCATCCCCGGGTACAGCCCCCACCAGCGGGTGGGCCTGTTTGTTGACACCCAGAACCTCTACCACTCGGCCCGCGACTATTACGGGCAAAACGTCAACTTCGAGAGCCTTTTGCGCTTTGCGGTGGCAGGCCGCCAGCTCGTGCGGGCCACGGCCTATGTGGTCGAGCGGGAGAACGACACCTCGGCCTGGCCCTTCATCTACAAGCTCTCCACCCTTGGCTTCCGGGTGCGCCGCATGCAGCTTAGCCTCAAGGAAACCACCGACGACGGCCGCCCCATCTACGAGGGCAACTGGGACATGGGGATTGCCGCCGACATGGTGCGGCTGATGCACGTTCTGGACGTGGTGGTGCTGGGCAGCGGCGACGGCGACTTCGTGGAGATTGTGGAGGTTTTGATGGAGCGGGGCCTGCGGGTGGAGGTCATCGCCTTCAAAGAGACCACCTCGCAGAGGCTGATTGATGCGGTGGACCGCTTCGTGCACCTGCCGGACATAGAGAACGCTTTTGTGCCCAGCAAGGAACGCCACGCTGCGCCTCGAGGGGAGTAG
- a CDS encoding CPBP family intramembrane glutamic endopeptidase: MAALRAVPFALGIALFAFTAWAQLGAEGYYAQCRLLYERGVRDSARATCQLALAANPSHLPSIKLLARIYLEENNPAAAQPFLQQVSELGPRDPEGALLWARYLLQIGRPAEALERLPEGLGSEAVLLRAQIYEALGRYEEAYATFRRVAALEEARLGAARLAERLGRPQEAIGLLGNSPQEQLVKARLMWIAGDARQAAGALEEVLPRLGPLEADYTRALGLLAMVYYGLGEFDKGSLVLRQLSSRISLPNNLLSKIWPWLVLLLLYLGLLLYGESQIEPMRTVEVGVERRFGPGTLHLWLLLALLLSGLAAVGIGQLLYQNLLALFTPYQGQVVRPLFYFLLGAFALLIAYWAVGREGIARALGQGSNWIEGTWAGLVLLCLLGVYAYVARPLGLSGLGTMYPIFFGLALLELVVRGVGYPVFKERYKALALAMLPVLFALAVPGPTLFFLMAGLFLGWLYERTQGALAGVVAWVLAGVGLALVADLPWVRTLLGS; this comes from the coding sequence ATGGCGGCGTTACGAGCGGTTCCTTTTGCCTTGGGAATCGCCTTGTTCGCTTTTACGGCCTGGGCCCAACTGGGCGCAGAGGGCTACTACGCCCAGTGCAGGCTTCTATACGAACGGGGTGTGCGGGACAGTGCGCGGGCCACCTGTCAGCTCGCCCTGGCGGCCAACCCCAGCCACCTGCCTAGCATTAAACTGCTGGCCCGGATTTACCTGGAAGAAAACAACCCCGCGGCGGCCCAGCCCTTTTTGCAGCAGGTGAGTGAGCTTGGCCCTCGAGACCCGGAGGGGGCTTTGCTTTGGGCTCGGTATCTGCTGCAAATAGGCCGCCCGGCAGAGGCCCTGGAGCGGCTGCCTGAGGGGCTTGGCAGCGAGGCGGTGCTTCTGCGGGCCCAGATTTACGAGGCCCTGGGCCGCTACGAGGAGGCCTACGCCACCTTTCGCCGGGTTGCCGCGCTGGAGGAGGCGCGCCTCGGGGCCGCCCGGCTGGCCGAACGGCTGGGGCGCCCGCAGGAGGCCATAGGGCTTTTGGGCAACAGCCCCCAGGAGCAGCTTGTCAAGGCCCGCCTGATGTGGATTGCGGGGGATGCCCGCCAGGCCGCCGGGGCCCTGGAGGAGGTTTTGCCTCGCTTAGGGCCCCTGGAGGCCGACTACACCCGTGCTTTGGGGCTTCTGGCCATGGTCTACTATGGCCTGGGGGAGTTCGACAAGGGCTCGCTGGTCCTGCGGCAGCTTTCCTCCCGCATCAGCCTGCCCAACAACCTCCTGAGCAAAATCTGGCCCTGGTTGGTGCTTCTCCTGCTTTATCTGGGGCTTTTGCTCTACGGCGAGAGCCAGATTGAGCCCATGCGCACGGTGGAGGTAGGGGTCGAGCGGCGGTTTGGCCCGGGCACGCTTCATTTGTGGCTCTTGCTGGCCCTGCTACTTTCGGGGCTGGCTGCGGTGGGCATCGGGCAGCTTCTCTACCAGAACCTGCTGGCCCTGTTCACCCCGTACCAGGGCCAGGTGGTGCGGCCGCTTTTCTACTTCTTGCTGGGCGCCTTTGCCCTCCTAATAGCCTACTGGGCGGTGGGCCGGGAGGGTATAGCCCGCGCCTTGGGACAGGGGTCCAACTGGATAGAGGGCACCTGGGCTGGATTGGTGTTGCTGTGTTTGCTGGGCGTTTACGCCTACGTCGCCAGGCCGCTGGGCTTGAGCGGACTGGGCACCATGTACCCCATCTTTTTCGGCCTGGCGCTGCTGGAGCTGGTGGTGCGGGGGGTGGGCTATCCGGTCTTCAAAGAGCGCTACAAGGCGCTCGCGCTGGCCATGCTGCCGGTGCTCTTCGCTTTGGCGGTTCCGGGGCCCACCCTGTTTTTCCTAATGGCAGGGCTGTTTCTGGGCTGGCTTTACGAGCGCACCCAAGGAGCGCTGGCGGGGGTGGTGGCCTGGGTGCTGGCTGGGGTGGGGCTGGCCCTGGTGGCCGACCTGCCCTGGGTGCGCACCTTGCTGGGGAGCTAG
- a CDS encoding S-adenosyl-l-methionine hydroxide adenosyltransferase family protein — protein MREVYFLSDFGLADPYAAVVKAVMRQVAPGLVVHDLAHNLPPGDLRRASYILYESVPYLPRQAVVLAVVDPGVGSSRRAVLVQGERLFYVAPDNGLLTLAYLQDPPRRAYLLENPAYHLPRKSSTFHGRDVFGPVAAHLAAGVEPQRFGPELPVQTLVRLPVQLSFGSQGEILTFDRFGNAITTLLATPAQIRGKVVRIRYHRIPTATHYAEVPVGGALAYVGSAGLLEVAVHLGNAREQLGLKEGDRVELVGQFSR, from the coding sequence TTGCGGGAGGTTTATTTTCTCTCCGACTTCGGCCTGGCCGACCCCTATGCCGCGGTGGTCAAGGCGGTGATGCGGCAGGTGGCGCCAGGGCTGGTGGTGCATGACCTGGCCCACAACCTGCCGCCCGGCGATTTGCGGCGGGCCAGCTACATTCTCTACGAGTCGGTGCCCTACCTGCCGCGCCAGGCGGTGGTGCTGGCGGTGGTGGACCCCGGGGTGGGCTCGAGCCGCCGGGCGGTGCTGGTCCAGGGGGAACGGCTCTTTTACGTGGCCCCCGACAACGGCCTGCTCACCCTCGCCTATCTGCAGGACCCCCCCAGGCGGGCTTACCTGCTGGAAAACCCCGCCTACCACCTCCCGCGCAAATCGTCCACCTTTCACGGGCGGGATGTGTTTGGGCCGGTGGCGGCGCACCTGGCTGCAGGGGTGGAACCCCAGCGCTTCGGCCCGGAGTTGCCCGTCCAGACGCTGGTGCGCCTGCCGGTTCAGCTCAGCTTCGGCAGCCAGGGGGAAATCCTCACCTTCGACCGCTTTGGCAACGCCATCACCACCCTGCTGGCCACCCCGGCCCAGATCCGGGGCAAGGTGGTGCGCATCCGCTACCACCGGATTCCCACCGCCACCCACTACGCCGAGGTGCCGGTGGGGGGGGCGCTGGCCTATGTGGGGAGCGCGGGACTTCTGGAGGTGGCGGTGCACCTGGGCAACGCCCGGGAGCAGCTCGGCCTCAAGGAGGGCGACCGGGTGGAGCTGGTGGGGCAGTTTTCTCGATGA
- a CDS encoding class I SAM-dependent methyltransferase, whose translation MASHFSRVAFTYDRTRYHPPEVSGRIATAITAPVEKFFRDPLFLELGAGTGRIAVPIIARGYRYIALDNNPAMLEVLRQKVAGVARKARLVEADACELPFERHSLHAVIAVHFWHLLDCWQEALRESLRVLRPGGFLFEGWDQGDGESEDWRIQQKWQEILARMGYRLVRGRHQARLAEVERELLRRQLEPRTRVVAEWVEMRSPRTSLEMLSERIYSFTWAVPEEVFRPSIAELLAWASDVYSNLDAEYPVRWKFLVRTTRL comes from the coding sequence ATGGCCTCTCATTTTAGTCGGGTGGCCTTCACCTACGACCGTACCCGGTACCATCCGCCCGAGGTGTCGGGCCGGATTGCCACCGCCATTACGGCCCCTGTGGAGAAGTTCTTTCGCGACCCGCTGTTCTTAGAGCTGGGGGCCGGTACGGGCCGGATTGCGGTGCCTATTATTGCCCGGGGGTATCGCTACATTGCCCTGGACAACAACCCGGCTATGCTCGAGGTGCTGCGGCAGAAGGTGGCGGGGGTGGCGCGCAAGGCCCGGCTGGTGGAGGCCGATGCCTGCGAGCTGCCCTTTGAGCGCCACAGCCTCCATGCGGTCATAGCGGTGCACTTCTGGCACCTTTTGGACTGCTGGCAGGAGGCCCTGCGGGAGTCGCTTAGGGTGTTGCGGCCAGGGGGGTTCTTGTTCGAGGGGTGGGACCAGGGCGACGGGGAGAGCGAGGACTGGCGCATCCAGCAGAAGTGGCAGGAGATCCTGGCCCGCATGGGCTACCGCCTGGTGCGGGGCCGTCACCAGGCCCGGCTGGCCGAGGTGGAGCGGGAGCTTTTGCGCCGCCAGCTAGAGCCCAGGACCCGGGTGGTGGCCGAGTGGGTGGAGATGCGCAGCCCCCGCACCAGCCTGGAGATGCTTTCGGAGCGCATCTACTCCTTTACCTGGGCCGTGCCTGAAGAGGTATTCCGCCCCTCCATTGCCGAGCTTCTGGCCTGGGCCAGCGATGTCTATTCCAATCTGGATGCGGAGTATCCGGTGCGCTGGAAGTTCCTGGTGCGCACCACGCGCCTTTAG
- a CDS encoding S41 family peptidase encodes MRRWGVALVFLAGLALGQNQAEFALRLEQAWRLVKERYYDPNFKGVDWAQVGQAYRYRLGEVKSWEELYRLLDEMYGELNDGHSRVLSPAQARSLGGQACQPLPFKDQDLLPLPSPPTAPPYLPPPPKPLPQAPALGLGDFEAQLLQGVVVIRLGNLLESQGPALLRQAVRRYEPQARGYLLDLRDNPGGLVLHMAEAAGVFMRGVPWRLVGRGLGAVPLPTLPFLGPPTTQKPLAVLINGQTHSAAEGLAGALKNARRAYLVGTRSAGNTEALVPYCFPDGGVALVAAGVLAPLSGPTWEGRGVEPDQVEERPEAQLEAALRHLRQR; translated from the coding sequence ATGCGCAGGTGGGGGGTGGCCCTGGTTTTTTTGGCCGGCCTGGCCCTGGGCCAGAACCAGGCCGAGTTCGCCCTGCGGCTCGAGCAGGCCTGGCGGCTGGTCAAGGAGCGCTACTACGACCCGAATTTCAAGGGGGTGGACTGGGCGCAGGTGGGCCAGGCCTACCGCTACCGCCTGGGCGAGGTCAAAAGCTGGGAGGAGCTCTACCGGCTGCTGGACGAGATGTACGGAGAGCTGAACGACGGGCACTCGCGCGTGCTGAGCCCGGCCCAGGCCCGAAGCCTGGGGGGGCAGGCATGCCAGCCCCTGCCCTTCAAAGACCAGGACCTCCTACCCCTCCCCTCTCCCCCCACCGCCCCGCCCTACCTGCCGCCCCCTCCCAAACCCCTACCCCAGGCCCCTGCCCTCGGCCTCGGCGACTTTGAGGCCCAGCTTCTTCAGGGGGTGGTCGTAATTCGGCTGGGCAACCTGCTGGAATCCCAGGGGCCTGCCCTGCTGCGGCAGGCTGTCCGCAGGTACGAGCCCCAGGCCAGGGGCTACCTGCTCGACCTGCGGGACAACCCAGGAGGCCTGGTGCTCCACATGGCCGAAGCGGCGGGGGTCTTCATGCGGGGGGTGCCATGGCGGCTGGTGGGTCGGGGCCTGGGGGCGGTGCCCCTGCCCACCCTGCCCTTTCTGGGCCCCCCCACCACGCAAAAGCCCCTGGCGGTCCTGATCAACGGCCAGACCCACTCCGCTGCTGAAGGGCTGGCCGGGGCCCTCAAGAACGCCCGGCGGGCCTACCTGGTGGGCACCCGCAGCGCGGGCAACACCGAGGCCCTGGTGCCCTACTGCTTCCCGGACGGTGGGGTGGCCCTGGTGGCCGCCGGGGTGCTGGCCCCCCTGAGCGGGCCCACCTGGGAGGGGCGGGGGGTGGAGCCCGACCAGGTAGAGGAAAGACCCGAGGCGCAGCTCGAGGCCGCCCTCCGCCACCTCCGGCAGCGCTAA
- a CDS encoding AAA family ATPase, producing the protein MVSYEALEWRTPLPDEDEVLNLPPPPPFFGQERARKALELAVRGGFHAYLVGPPGLGKHEALLNYLSAQRVETPPDLLYVPLSERKVAVLTLPSGQENELAEAVDGLLLEVNHLDELFRQASFLREKSRLEARFKARWEEQLALLRQEAQAAGFALSEEGERLELAGPGPVPSELSARLEEVLLSRLAASGELEVALRRLRREWALQYLKNRFEPLFRRFPQARAYLEALQNRLARYAETGEPLEAAQWRPNLLTSSHSGSPPPIVYEPYATAPRLFGRLDYTVEKGVWSTNVSLIRPGAVHRAQGGYLILDALSLKREGTWEAFKRALRNGQVEPVTEPQAPASLEVEPFPIQMQVMLVGTPEAFEGLEEDPAFGELFRIRVEFSPTLPATPENLEALGGWLQAQGFRLTRGGLVRLFDEARRMAEQRSRMDARLVEIRALAEEAAVLGEGLLTAWAVEKAVQAREERGFLSEEEFLRAVQEGVWSLKTQGLGVGEVNSLVVVESPPYWGRPARLTARAAPGRDHLISIDREAGLGGQIFHKAVLTLAGYLRSRYIESGPLPVTISLAFEQNYVSIDGDSAGLAELVAALSAIGNFPLRQDLAVTGAVDQTGKVLAVGGINAKVEGFFRVCQALGLTGTQGVILPKANLPHLTLRPPVLEAVREGQFHIYAVESVDEALEILTGSRVEGFRGLHHRIKTALAEFARLEEGENSD; encoded by the coding sequence ATGGTTTCCTACGAGGCCCTGGAATGGCGCACCCCCCTACCCGACGAGGACGAGGTGCTCAACCTGCCCCCCCCACCCCCCTTCTTCGGCCAGGAGCGGGCCCGCAAAGCCCTCGAGCTCGCGGTACGGGGCGGGTTTCACGCCTATCTGGTGGGGCCTCCGGGCCTGGGCAAGCACGAGGCTCTTTTGAACTACCTCAGCGCCCAGCGGGTGGAAACCCCGCCCGACCTGCTCTATGTACCCCTTTCGGAGCGGAAGGTGGCGGTGCTCACCCTGCCCAGCGGGCAGGAAAACGAGCTGGCCGAGGCGGTGGACGGCTTGCTGCTGGAGGTAAATCATCTGGACGAGCTTTTCCGCCAGGCCTCCTTCCTGCGCGAGAAAAGCCGGCTCGAGGCCCGCTTCAAAGCGCGCTGGGAGGAGCAGCTAGCCCTCCTGCGGCAGGAGGCCCAGGCGGCAGGGTTTGCCCTTTCCGAGGAGGGGGAACGGCTGGAGCTGGCCGGCCCAGGGCCCGTTCCCAGCGAGCTTAGCGCAAGGCTGGAAGAGGTCCTGCTCAGCCGGCTGGCCGCAAGCGGTGAGCTCGAGGTGGCCCTCAGGCGGTTGCGGCGCGAGTGGGCCTTGCAGTACCTAAAAAACCGCTTTGAACCGCTGTTCAGGCGCTTTCCCCAGGCCCGGGCTTACCTCGAGGCCCTCCAGAACCGCCTGGCCCGCTATGCCGAGACCGGCGAGCCCCTCGAGGCCGCCCAGTGGCGGCCCAACCTGCTCACCTCCAGCCACAGCGGCAGCCCGCCCCCCATCGTCTACGAGCCCTACGCCACCGCCCCACGGCTTTTTGGGCGGTTGGATTACACCGTGGAAAAGGGGGTCTGGAGCACCAACGTGAGCCTGATACGCCCGGGCGCGGTGCACCGGGCCCAGGGGGGCTATTTGATTCTGGATGCCCTGAGCCTCAAGCGCGAGGGCACCTGGGAAGCCTTCAAGCGGGCCCTGCGCAACGGCCAGGTGGAGCCGGTCACCGAGCCCCAGGCCCCGGCCAGCCTCGAGGTGGAGCCCTTCCCCATCCAGATGCAGGTGATGCTGGTGGGCACCCCCGAAGCCTTCGAGGGGCTAGAAGAGGACCCGGCCTTCGGCGAGCTCTTCCGCATCCGGGTGGAGTTCTCCCCCACCCTGCCGGCCACCCCGGAAAACCTGGAGGCCCTGGGCGGCTGGCTCCAGGCCCAGGGCTTCCGGCTCACCCGCGGAGGGCTGGTGCGGCTTTTCGACGAGGCCCGCCGCATGGCCGAGCAGCGCAGCCGGATGGACGCGAGGCTGGTGGAGATTCGCGCCCTGGCCGAGGAGGCTGCGGTGTTGGGGGAGGGTCTCCTGACTGCCTGGGCGGTGGAGAAGGCCGTACAGGCCCGCGAAGAGCGCGGTTTTTTGTCCGAGGAGGAGTTCCTGCGGGCCGTGCAGGAAGGGGTCTGGAGCCTGAAAACCCAGGGCCTGGGGGTGGGCGAGGTCAACAGCCTGGTGGTGGTGGAGTCCCCCCCCTACTGGGGCCGGCCGGCCCGGCTCACCGCCCGGGCCGCTCCAGGACGCGACCACCTGATCTCCATCGACCGCGAAGCCGGGCTCGGAGGGCAGATCTTTCACAAGGCGGTGCTCACCCTGGCCGGCTACCTGCGCAGCCGCTACATCGAGTCCGGGCCGCTCCCGGTCACCATCAGCCTGGCCTTTGAGCAGAACTACGTCTCCATCGACGGCGACTCGGCCGGCCTGGCCGAGCTGGTGGCGGCCCTCTCAGCCATCGGGAACTTCCCCTTGCGGCAGGACCTGGCCGTCACCGGCGCGGTGGACCAGACCGGCAAGGTGCTGGCGGTGGGGGGCATCAACGCCAAGGTGGAGGGCTTCTTTCGGGTCTGCCAGGCGCTGGGGCTCACCGGCACCCAGGGGGTCATCCTGCCCAAGGCCAACCTCCCCCACCTGACCCTGAGGCCCCCGGTGCTGGAAGCCGTGCGGGAAGGCCAGTTCCACATCTACGCGGTGGAAAGCGTGGATGAGGCCCTGGAAATCCTCACCGGCAGCCGCGTGGAGGGGTTCCGCGGCCTGCACCACCGGATCAAAACCGCCCTGGCCGAGTTTGCCCGGCTGGAAGAGGGAGAAAACTCCGACTGA
- the glgC gene encoding glucose-1-phosphate adenylyltransferase — MAMRVLGMILAGGQGSRLYPLTAKRAKPAVPFGARYRIIDFVLNNFLNSGIYGIYVLTQFKAQSLTEHVQRHWRFGGFLEDAFIFLVPAQMYRYEELGPVWYRGTADAIYQNLHLIHNHRPENVAIFGGDHIFKMNIAHMVEYHSDHKADLTIAAYPVPIEQASRFGVLQVDEQWRLVGFQEKPKNPTPIPGKPDMALVSMGNYVFRTEALVEKLEHDAKDPNSSHDFGKDVIPRALQEGYRIQVYDFKRNPIPGQQGPNTYWRDVGTIDAYFEASMDLIQVTPEFDLYNPEWPLRAANFNSPPAKFVHEAGARTGQAFNSLIAGGCIISGGTIRESVVFRRCRINSYALVERSVLFDEVEVGRYCKIRNTIVDKNVKIPPHTEIGYDLEADRARGFTVTPEGIVVVPKSYRF, encoded by the coding sequence ATGGCGATGCGAGTTTTGGGGATGATTCTCGCGGGGGGGCAGGGTTCTAGGCTGTACCCCCTGACCGCGAAGCGGGCCAAGCCGGCGGTACCCTTCGGGGCCCGCTACCGCATCATCGATTTTGTGCTCAACAACTTCCTGAATTCGGGCATATACGGCATATATGTTCTCACCCAGTTCAAGGCCCAGTCCCTCACCGAGCACGTGCAGCGCCACTGGCGCTTTGGGGGCTTTCTGGAGGACGCCTTCATCTTTTTGGTGCCGGCCCAGATGTACCGCTACGAGGAGCTGGGGCCGGTCTGGTACCGCGGCACCGCCGATGCCATCTACCAGAACCTGCACCTCATCCACAACCACCGGCCCGAGAACGTGGCCATCTTCGGGGGCGACCACATCTTCAAGATGAACATCGCCCACATGGTGGAGTACCATAGCGACCACAAGGCCGATCTGACCATTGCCGCCTACCCGGTCCCCATCGAGCAGGCCAGCCGCTTTGGCGTTCTGCAGGTGGACGAACAGTGGCGCCTGGTGGGCTTCCAGGAGAAGCCCAAGAACCCCACCCCCATCCCCGGCAAACCGGACATGGCCCTGGTCTCCATGGGCAACTACGTCTTCCGCACCGAGGCTTTGGTAGAGAAGCTCGAGCACGATGCCAAGGACCCCAACTCCTCCCACGACTTCGGCAAGGACGTAATCCCTCGGGCCCTGCAGGAGGGCTATCGCATCCAGGTCTACGACTTCAAGCGCAACCCCATCCCCGGCCAGCAGGGTCCCAACACCTACTGGCGCGATGTGGGGACCATCGACGCTTACTTCGAGGCCAGCATGGACCTGATCCAGGTCACCCCGGAATTCGACCTCTACAACCCCGAGTGGCCCCTGCGGGCGGCCAACTTCAACTCTCCCCCAGCCAAATTCGTGCACGAGGCTGGGGCCCGCACCGGCCAGGCCTTCAACAGCCTGATTGCGGGGGGGTGCATCATCTCCGGGGGTACCATCCGCGAGTCGGTGGTCTTCCGCCGCTGCCGCATCAACTCATATGCCCTGGTAGAGCGGAGCGTGCTTTTCGACGAGGTGGAGGTGGGACGCTACTGCAAGATCCGCAACACCATCGTGGATAAGAACGTCAAGATTCCTCCCCACACCGAGATCGGCTACGACCTCGAGGCCGACCGGGCCCGCGGCTTCACCGTAACCCCGGAGGGCATCGTGGTGGTGCCCAAGAGCTACAGGTTCTAG